From the Solanum stenotomum isolate F172 chromosome 4, ASM1918654v1, whole genome shotgun sequence genome, one window contains:
- the LOC125862936 gene encoding F-box/kelch-repeat protein At3g23880-like, with product MFPFFSFRDWIHQAIHIILLKFFSWYDFVFTPTCTTTDSEIPNEIITDILLRLPPKSLLKCMSVSKSWHQLISSPDFVNTHLKLNSIHRVLFPGINGNFNFSSLLPSTVQMGSIALISSVVGTANGLICLYNYKGEIYIWNPTISKSKKLLDLPWSSSFYMKYGFGYDESRDDYKALFIDDESDLSYVVNIYSLRMDSWKTLHDQLKGVFLINLPAKFVNGKLYWTASTSFCDINVRKIISFDVAAETWGSLELPICGEDNSNFKLGAVGNELSMIYTANLDATTSDVWILKNSGLHVSWTKQFTIEYPQNAGIHMGSPTTYPFSTHLRHSTKGDILLSLPGVILIFGGSTRKLEHTVDVVGCDPVEFYAGSIVNPLRFLVRILLSLACMLFLHFFFCQV from the coding sequence ATGTTTCCGTTTTTTTCTTTTCGGGATTGGATTCATCAGGCGATTCACATAattcttctcaaattcttctCATGGTATGATTTCGTCTTCACTCCAACTTGTACAACAACTGATTCCGAAATTCCAAATGAAATCATAACAGACATACTCTTAAGGCTGCCCCCCAAATCTCTCTTGAAATGTATGTCCGTTTCTAAATCATGGCATCAACTCATATCTAGCCCTGATTTTGTGAATACACATCTCAAATTAAACTCAATTCATAGAGTTCTGTTTCCAGGCATCAATGGAAATTTCAACTTTAGTTCTCTCCTCCCTTCCACTGTTCAAATGGGTTCTATTGCTTTAATATCTTCCGTTGTGGGTACTGCCAATGGGCTAATTTGTCTGTACAATTACAAAGGGGAGATATATATATGGAACCCCACCATTAGCAAGTCAAAGAAACTACTTGATTTGCCGTGGAGTTCCTCTTTCTATATGAAATATGGTTTTGGATATGATGAATCACGTGATGATTACAAAGCTCTGTTTATTGATGATGAATCCGACCTGAGTTATGTGGTCAACATTTATAGTTTGAGGATGGATTCTTGGAAAACACTCCATGACCAGCTTAAGGGCGTCTTTCTAATAAATCTTCCGGCTAAATTTGTCAACGGGAAGCTTTATTGGACTGCATCTACGAGTTTTTGTGACATCAATGTGCGCAAGATCATTTCGTTTGATGTAGCAGCCGAGACATGGGGTAGCTTGGAGCTTCCCATTTGTGGAGAAgacaattcaaatttcaaattgggAGCTGTTGGAAATGAGCTTTCTATGATTTACACTGCTAATTTAGATGCTACTACTTCAGATGTCTGGATTTTGAAGAATAGCGGCTTACATGTATCTTGGACGAAACAGTTCACCATTGAATATCCTCAAAATGCTGGGATACATATGGGTTCTCCAACTACTTACCCATTCTCTACACATCTTCGCCACTCAACCAAGGGCGACATTTTACTTTCCCTTCCCGGAGTTATACTGATATTTGGGGGTTCAACAAGAAAGCTAGAGCACACTGTTGATGTTGTGGGATGCGATCCAGTAGAATTCTATGCAGGAAGCATTGTTAATCCCTTACGATTTCTGGTAAGAATTCTGCTTAGTTTAGCTTGTATGCTCTTTTTGCACTTCTTTTTCTGTCAAGTATAG